Proteins from one Streptococcus mitis B6 genomic window:
- a CDS encoding serine hydrolase domain-containing protein, giving the protein MKWTKIIKKIEEQIEAGIYPGASFAYFKDYQWTEFYLGKSDPEHGLQTEAGLVYDLASVSKVVGVGTVFTFLWERGQLDIDRPVTDFLAESDYPDITIRQLLTHATDLDPFIPNRDLLTAPELKEAMFHLKRRSQPAFLYSDVHFLLLGFVLERIFNQDLDEILQEQVWKPWGMADTQFGPVEHAVPTVRGVEAGLVHDPKARLLGRHAGSAGLFSTVKDLQIFLENYLADDFARDLSKNFSPLDDKERSLAWNLDGDWLDHTGYTGTFIMWNRQNQEAVIFLSNRTYEKDERAQWIVDRNQVMDLIRKEE; this is encoded by the coding sequence ATGAAGTGGACCAAGATTATTAAAAAAATAGAAGAACAAATCGAGGCAGGGATTTATCCCGGAGCCTCTTTTGCGTATTTTAAGGACTATCAATGGACGGAGTTCTATTTAGGCAAGAGTGACCCAGAGCATGGCTTGCAGACTGAGGCAGGACTAGTTTACGACCTAGCTAGTGTCAGCAAGGTTGTTGGGGTTGGAACGGTTTTTACCTTCTTGTGGGAAAGAGGTCAATTAGATATTGACAGACCAGTAACAGATTTTTTAGCTGAGAGTGATTATCCAGATATTACTATTCGCCAGCTCTTAACCCACGCTACGGATCTTGATCCTTTTATTCCCAATCGTGATCTTTTAACAGCACCTGAATTAAAGGAAGCGATGTTTCATCTTAAGAGACGAAGTCAACCAGCCTTTCTTTATTCGGATGTCCATTTTTTACTTTTGGGTTTTGTTTTGGAAAGAATCTTTAATCAAGACTTGGATGAGATTTTACAGGAGCAAGTCTGGAAACCTTGGGGAATGGCGGATACCCAGTTTGGGCCTGTTGAGCATGCTGTTCCAACAGTTAGAGGTGTCGAGGCAGGTCTGGTACATGATCCCAAGGCTCGCCTCCTAGGCAGACATGCAGGGAGTGCTGGTTTGTTTTCGACTGTAAAGGATTTACAAATCTTTTTAGAGAACTATTTAGCAGATGATTTTGCAAGAGATTTGAGTAAAAATTTTTCTCCTTTGGATGACAAGGAACGTTCTTTGGCATGGAATTTGGATGGAGATTGGCTAGACCATACGGGCTATACAGGTACCTTTATCATGTGGAATCGTCAGAATCAAGAAGCGGTCATTTTTCTATCGAATCGTACCTATGAAAAGGATGAGAGGGCTCAATGGATTGTAGACCGTAATCAAGTGATGGACTTGATTCGCAAAGAAGAGTAA
- the tet(M) gene encoding tetracycline resistance ribosomal protection protein Tet(M) → MKIINIGVLAHVDAGKTTLTESLLYNSGAITELGSVDKGTTRTDNTLLERQRGITIQTGITSFQWENTKVNIIDTPGHMDFLAEVYRSLSVLDGAILLISAKDGVQAQTRILFHALRKMGIPTIFFINKIDQNGIDLSTVYQDIKEKLSAEIVIKQKVELYPNVCVTNFTESEQWDTVIEGNDDLLEKYMSGKSLEALELEQEESIRFQNCSLFPLYHGSAKSNIGIDNLIEVITNKFYSSTHRGPSELCGNVFKIEYTKKRQRLAYIRLYSGVLHLRDSVRVSEKEKIKVTEMYTSINGELCKIDRAYSGEIVILQNEFLKLNSVLGDTKLLPQRKKIENPHPLLQTTVEPSKPEQREMLLDALLEISDSDPLLRYYVDSTTHEIILSFLGKVQMEVISALLQEKYHVEIELKEPTVIYMERPLKNAEYTIHIEVPPNPFWASIGLSVSPLPLGSGMQYESSVSLGYLNQSFQNAVMEGIRYGCEQGLYGWNVTDCKICFKYGLYYSPVSTPADFRMLAPIVLEQAFRKAGTELLEPYLSFKVYAPQEYLSRAYNDAPKYCANIVNTQLKNNEVIIIGEIPARCIQDYRNDLTFFTNGLSVCLAELKGYQVTTGEPVCQTRRLNSQIDKVRYMFNKIT, encoded by the coding sequence ATGAAAATTATTAATATTGGAGTTTTAGCTCATGTTGATGCAGGAAAAACTACCTTAACAGAAAGCTTATTATATAACAGTGGAGCGATTACAGAATTAGGAAGCGTGGACAAAGGTACAACGAGGACGGATAATACGCTTTTAGAACGTCAGAGAGGAATTACAATTCAGACAGGAATAACCTCTTTTCAGTGGGAAAATACGAAGGTGAACATCATAGACACGCCAGGACATATGGATTTCTTAGCAGAAGTATATCGTTCATTATCAGTTTTAGATGGGGCAATTCTACTGATTTCTGCAAAAGATGGCGTACAAGCACAAACTCGTATATTATTTCATGCACTTAGGAAAATGGGGATTCCCACAATCTTTTTTATCAATAAGATTGACCAAAATGGAATTGATTTATCAACGGTTTATCAGGATATTAAAGAGAAACTTTCTGCCGAAATTGTAATCAAACAGAAGGTAGAACTGTATCCTAATGTGTGTGTGACGAACTTTACCGAATCTGAACAATGGGATACGGTAATAGAGGGAAACGATGACCTTTTAGAGAAATATATGTCCGGTAAATCATTAGAAGCATTGGAACTCGAACAAGAGGAAAGCATAAGATTTCAGAATTGTTCTCTGTTCCCTCTTTATCATGGAAGTGCAAAAAGTAATATAGGGATTGATAACCTTATAGAAGTTATTACTAATAAATTTTATTCATCAACACATCGAGGTCCGTCTGAACTTTGCGGAAATGTTTTCAAAATTGAATATACAAAAAAAAGACAACGTCTTGCATATATACGCCTTTATAGTGGAGTACTACATTTACGAGATTCGGTTAGAGTATCAGAAAAAGAAAAAATAAAAGTTACAGAAATGTATACTTCAATAAATGGTGAATTATGTAAGATTGATAGAGCTTATTCTGGAGAAATTGTTATTTTGCAAAATGAGTTTTTGAAGTTAAATAGTGTTCTTGGAGATACAAAACTATTGCCACAGAGAAAAAAGATTGAAAATCCGCACCCTCTACTACAAACAACTGTTGAACCGAGTAAACCTGAACAGAGAGAAATGTTGCTTGATGCCCTTTTGGAAATCTCAGATAGTGATCCGCTTCTACGATATTACGTGGATTCTACGACACATGAAATTATACTTTCTTTCTTAGGGAAAGTACAAATGGAAGTGATTAGTGCACTGTTGCAAGAAAAGTATCATGTGGAGATAGAACTAAAAGAGCCTACAGTCATTTATATGGAGAGACCGTTAAAAAATGCAGAATATACCATTCACATCGAAGTGCCGCCAAATCCTTTCTGGGCTTCCATTGGTTTATCTGTATCACCGCTTCCGTTGGGAAGTGGAATGCAGTATGAGAGCTCGGTTTCTCTTGGATACTTAAATCAATCATTTCAAAATGCAGTTATGGAAGGGATACGCTATGGTTGTGAACAAGGATTGTATGGTTGGAATGTGACGGACTGTAAAATCTGTTTTAAGTATGGCTTATACTATAGCCCTGTTAGTACCCCAGCAGATTTTCGGATGCTTGCTCCTATTGTATTGGAGCAAGCCTTTAGAAAAGCTGGAACAGAATTGTTAGAGCCATATCTTAGTTTTAAAGTTTATGCACCACAGGAATATCTTTCACGGGCATATAACGATGCTCCCAAATATTGTGCAAATATCGTAAATACTCAACTGAAAAATAATGAGGTCATTATTATTGGAGAAATTCCTGCTCGATGTATTCAAGATTATCGCAATGATTTAACTTTTTTTACAAATGGGCTTAGTGTTTGTTTAGCAGAGCTAAAAGGATATCAGGTTACCACTGGCGAACCTGTTTGCCAGACCCGTCGTCTAAATAGTCAGATAGATAAAGTAAGATATATGTTCAATAAAATAACTTAG
- a CDS encoding DUF3173 family protein, whose amino-acid sequence MITVTKKDLVELGYGTSFSADIIKKAKELMITKGHIYYQSRKIDRVPREAVEEILGIRFSNENRSE is encoded by the coding sequence ATGATAACGGTCACAAAAAAGGATTTAGTTGAGCTAGGATATGGAACTTCTTTTTCAGCAGACATCATAAAAAAAGCAAAAGAATTGATGATTACAAAAGGGCATATCTACTATCAATCTCGAAAGATAGATAGAGTCCCTCGTGAAGCTGTTGAAGAAATTCTAGGAATTCGGTTTTCAAATGAAAACAGGTCTGAGTAG
- a CDS encoding helix-turn-helix domain-containing protein: protein MKTAYPRVPFPLIVKATDGDVEAINQIVKHYRGYTSKRSLRRMTDEYGNSHMVIDETLRGRMETKLISKILSFEIK from the coding sequence ATGAAAACAGCCTATCCAAGGGTTCCCTTCCCCCTCATTGTAAAGGCGACAGATGGCGACGTGGAAGCAATTAATCAGATTGTTAAACATTATCGAGGGTATACCTCAAAACGTTCATTACGTCGCATGACAGACGAATATGGAAATTCTCATATGGTTATTGATGAAACCCTACGTGGCAGAATGGAAACGAAACTCATCTCTAAGATTTTATCGTTCGAAATTAAATAG
- a CDS encoding RNA polymerase sigma factor, with product MKPSSFQETIENQFDYICKQVIEDERKDYFKHLDRLSAKEVSFSDIDNYLVNSFSTVDTYVTDFQLFKLFGLRINVESDLLSEAQRHLSEKKRNIILLHYFMDMSDVEIAELLNLNRSTVYRHRISGLAMIKEFMKECKE from the coding sequence ATGAAACCATCTTCTTTTCAAGAAACCATAGAAAATCAGTTTGACTATATCTGCAAACAAGTTATTGAAGATGAACGAAAAGATTACTTCAAACATCTAGACAGACTATCAGCAAAAGAAGTCTCGTTTTCTGATATAGATAACTACCTTGTCAACTCTTTTTCTACTGTTGATACGTACGTCACTGATTTCCAACTATTTAAATTATTTGGATTAAGAATCAATGTTGAAAGTGATTTATTAAGTGAAGCCCAGCGTCATCTTTCAGAGAAAAAACGGAACATTATTTTACTTCATTACTTTATGGATATGAGTGATGTGGAGATTGCGGAGTTACTAAATTTGAATCGTTCGACTGTTTATCGTCATCGAATAAGTGGACTAGCCATGATTAAAGAATTCATGAAGGAGTGTAAAGAATGA
- a CDS encoding CppA N-terminal domain-containing protein, with protein MNVNQIVRIIPTLKVNNRKLNETFYIETLGMKALLEESAFLSLGDQTGLEKLVLEEAPSMRTRKVEGRKKLARLIVKVENPLEIEGLLAKTDSIHQLYKGQNGYAFEIYSPEDDLILIHAEDDRAILVEVGEMPEFQTDLESISLSKFEISIEIHLPTDVESFLGSSEIGASLDFIPAQGQDLTVDNTVTWDLSMLKFLVNELNIESLRQRFESTEYFIPKSEKFFLGKDRNNVELWFEEV; from the coding sequence ATGAATGTAAATCAAATTGTACGGATTATTCCTACTTTAAAAGTTAATAATAGAAAATTAAATGAAACATTTTATATAGAAACCCTTGGCATGAAGGCCTTGCTTGAAGAATCAGCCTTTCTGTCACTAGGTGATCAAACAGGTTTAGAAAAGTTGGTTTTAGAAGAAGCTCCAAGTATGCGAACTCGTAAGGTAGAGGGAAGAAAAAAACTAGCTAGATTGATTGTCAAGGTGGAAAATCCCTTAGAAATTGAAGGACTCTTAGCTAAAACAGATTCGATTCATCAATTATATAAAGGTCAAAATGGCTACGCTTTTGAAATTTACTCTCCAGAAGATGATTTGATTCTGATTCATGCGGAAGATGATAGAGCAATCCTAGTAGAAGTAGGAGAAATGCCAGAATTTCAAACAGATCTGGAATCAATTTCTTTAAGCAAATTTGAGATTTCTATTGAAATACACCTCCCAACGGATGTTGAAAGTTTCTTAGGATCATCTGAAATTGGGGCATCACTTGATTTTATCCCAGCTCAGGGACAGGATTTGACTGTAGACAATACGGTTACTTGGGACTTATCTATGCTCAAGTTCTTGGTCAATGAACTAAACATAGAAAGTCTTCGCCAGAGGTTTGAGTCTACTGAATATTTTATTCCTAAGTCTGAAAAATTCTTCCTTGGTAAAGATAGAAATAATGTTGAATTGTGGTTTGAAGAAGTATGA
- a CDS encoding helix-turn-helix domain-containing protein, protein MRKKEDKYDFRAVGLAIKEARMKRGLTREQVGTMIEIDPRYLTNIENKGQHPSTQVLYDLVSLLHVSIDEFFLPTDNLIKSTRRLQVEKYMDSFTDKELSLMEALAKGINEARNIEG, encoded by the coding sequence ATGCGTAAAAAAGAAGATAAATACGATTTTAGAGCCGTTGGTTTAGCGATTAAAGAGGCTCGAATGAAACGGGGTCTCACTCGTGAACAAGTGGGAACAATGATTGAAATTGACCCACGTTATTTAACAAATATAGAAAACAAAGGACAACACCCAAGTACACAAGTGCTGTATGATCTTGTATCATTACTCCATGTATCTATTGATGAATTTTTCTTACCTACAGATAATTTGATTAAAAGCACTCGAAGGTTACAGGTAGAAAAATACATGGATAGCTTTACAGACAAAGAACTATCCTTAATGGAAGCACTAGCAAAAGGTATCAATGAAGCAAGAAATATTGAAGGCTAG
- a CDS encoding DMT family transporter, which produces MSNSLKGTLLTVVAGIAWGLSGTSGQYLMAHGISALVLTNLRLLIAGGILMLLAYATAKDKMLAFLKDRKSLLSLLIFALIGLFLNQFAYLTAIQETNAGTATVLQYVCPVGILIYSCIKDKVAPTLGEIVSIILAIGGTFLIATHGQLDQLSMTPAGLFWGLFSALTYALYIILPIALIKKWGSSLVIGVGMVIAGLVALPFTGVLQTAIPTSLDFLLAFAGIILIGTVFAYTAFLKGASLIGPVKSSLLASIEPISAVFFAFLIMNEQFYPIDFLGMTMILFAVTLISLKDLVLEK; this is translated from the coding sequence ATGTCAAACAGTTTAAAAGGGACTCTATTAACAGTTGTGGCTGGGATTGCTTGGGGCTTGTCAGGAACGAGTGGCCAATACCTGATGGCACACGGAATTTCGGCTCTGGTTTTGACCAACTTGCGTCTTTTAATCGCTGGTGGAATTCTCATGCTCTTGGCTTATGCTACTGCAAAGGATAAAATGCTGGCCTTTTTAAAGGATAGAAAGAGTTTGCTGTCTCTTCTCATTTTTGCTCTAATTGGCCTCTTCCTCAATCAATTTGCCTATCTAACTGCTATTCAGGAAACCAATGCAGGAACCGCGACGGTGCTTCAGTATGTTTGCCCTGTCGGGATTTTGATTTATAGCTGTATCAAGGATAAGGTAGCACCGACACTGGGAGAGATTGTTTCTATCATATTAGCCATCGGAGGGACCTTTCTGATCGCCACTCATGGGCAGTTGGACCAGTTATCCATGACACCTGCCGGTCTGTTCTGGGGTCTCTTTTCTGCTCTGACTTACGCACTTTATATCATTTTGCCCATAGCCTTGATTAAGAAGTGGGGGAGCAGTTTGGTCATTGGTGTGGGAATGGTCATAGCAGGTTTAGTCGCCCTTCCTTTTACAGGAGTTCTACAGACTGCTATCCCAACTAGTCTTGATTTTCTCCTTGCATTTGCGGGCATTATCCTTATCGGTACTGTCTTTGCCTATACAGCCTTCTTAAAAGGAGCCAGTCTGATTGGACCGGTCAAGTCAAGCTTGTTGGCTTCTATTGAGCCAATTTCGGCGGTTTTCTTTGCCTTCCTAATTATGAATGAACAATTTTATCCTATTGATTTTCTTGGTATGACAATGATATTGTTTGCTGTAACTCTGATTTCGTTGAAAGATTTAGTCTTAGAAAAATAA
- a CDS encoding GntR family transcriptional regulator, protein MLPAYMKIHDQIKKDIDEHRWAIGERLPSERDLAEQFAVSRMTLRQAISLLVEEGVLERRVGSGTFVSSTRVQEKMRGTTSFTEIVKSQGKVPSSQLISYRKTIPNEQEVAKLGISPTENIIRMERVRYADQVPLVYEVASIPEKFIKDFKKEEITSHFFQTLQKHGYRIGKSQQTIYARLAKEKIAHYLEVEKGHAILGLTQVSYLEDGTAFEYVKSQYVGERFEFYLENN, encoded by the coding sequence ATGCTACCCGCTTATATGAAAATCCATGACCAGATTAAAAAGGATATTGACGAACATCGTTGGGCCATCGGTGAGAGGCTTCCCAGTGAACGAGATTTAGCAGAGCAGTTTGCGGTCAGTCGCATGACCCTCCGCCAAGCTATTTCCCTCTTGGTCGAAGAAGGAGTTTTAGAGCGCCGTGTAGGAAGCGGCACCTTTGTATCCAGTACACGTGTACAAGAAAAGATGAGAGGCACAACCAGTTTTACTGAAATTGTTAAGTCCCAAGGTAAAGTTCCCTCTAGCCAACTCATTTCCTACAGAAAAACCATTCCCAATGAGCAGGAAGTTGCCAAGCTAGGAATTTCTCCTACCGAAAATATTATCCGAATGGAGCGGGTTCGCTATGCCGACCAAGTTCCTCTAGTTTATGAAGTTGCTTCTATTCCTGAAAAATTCATTAAGGACTTTAAAAAAGAAGAAATCACTAGTCATTTCTTCCAAACCTTGCAAAAACACGGCTACCGTATAGGCAAATCACAGCAGACCATCTATGCTCGTCTTGCTAAAGAAAAGATTGCCCACTATTTGGAAGTTGAAAAAGGACATGCTATTCTTGGTTTGACTCAGGTTTCCTATCTAGAAGATGGTACTGCATTTGAATACGTAAAAAGTCAGTATGTAGGCGAACGCTTTGAATTTTATCTTGAAAATAATTAG
- a CDS encoding cysteine-rich KTR domain-containing protein, whose amino-acid sequence MNYKWILCPICGNKTRLRIRVDTILKNFPLYCPKCKNETLINVQKMNIITIKEPDAKTQSR is encoded by the coding sequence ATAAACTACAAGTGGATATTGTGTCCTATTTGTGGAAATAAAACAAGACTACGAATACGAGTGGATACTATACTTAAAAATTTCCCTTTATACTGCCCCAAATGTAAGAACGAAACTTTAATTAATGTTCAAAAAATGAATATAATAACAATCAAAGAGCCAGACGCCAAGACGCAGAGCCGATAA
- the guaA gene encoding glutamine-hydrolyzing GMP synthase has product MSNISTDLQDVEKIIVLDYGSQYNQLISRRIREIGVFSELKSHKISAAEVREINPVGIILSGGPNSVYEDGSFDIDPEIFELGIPILGICYGMQLLTHKLGGKVVPAGDAGNREYGQSTLTHTPSALFESTPDEQTVLMSHGDAVTEIPSDFVRTGTSADCPYAAIENPDKHIYGIQFHPEVRHSVYGNDILRNFALNICKAKGDWSMDNFIDMQIQKIRETVGDKRVLLGLSGGVDSSVVGVLLQKAIGDQLICIFVDHGLLRKGEADQVMDMLGGKFGLNIVKADAAKRFLDKLAGVSDPEQKRKIIGNEFVYVFDDEASKLKDVKFLAQGTLYTDVIESGTDTAQTIKSHHNVGGLPEDMQFELIEPLNTLYKDEVRALGTELGMPDHIVWRQPFPGPGLAIRVMGEITEEKLETVRESDAILREEIAKAGLDRDIWQYFTVNTGVRSVGVMGDGRTYDYTIAIRAITSIDGMTADFAKIPWDVLQKISVRIVNEVDHVNRIVYDITSKPPATVEWE; this is encoded by the coding sequence ATGAGCAACATTTCAACTGATTTGCAAGATGTAGAAAAAATCATCGTATTGGACTATGGTAGCCAATACAACCAGCTGATTTCACGCCGTATCCGTGAGATTGGTGTTTTTTCAGAACTAAAAAGCCATAAAATTTCAGCTGCTGAAGTTCGTGAAATCAATCCTGTAGGAATTATTCTATCAGGTGGTCCTAACTCTGTATATGAAGATGGTTCATTTGATATTGACCCAGAAATCTTCGAACTTGGAATTCCTATTTTGGGAATTTGTTACGGTATGCAGTTATTGACCCATAAACTTGGAGGAAAAGTTGTTCCTGCAGGTGATGCTGGAAATCGTGAATACGGTCAATCAACCCTAACACATACACCATCAGCTCTTTTTGAATCAACACCTGATGAACAAACTGTATTGATGAGCCATGGTGATGCAGTTACTGAAATTCCTTCTGACTTTGTTCGTACAGGTACATCAGCTGACTGCCCTTATGCAGCCATTGAAAACCCTGATAAACATATTTACGGTATCCAATTCCACCCAGAAGTTCGTCATTCTGTATACGGAAATGATATCCTTCGTAACTTTGCTCTTAACATCTGTAAGGCTAAAGGCGACTGGTCAATGGATAACTTCATTGATATGCAGATCCAAAAAATTCGTGAAACCGTCGGTGATAAACGTGTCCTTCTTGGTCTATCAGGTGGGGTTGACTCATCTGTCGTTGGGGTTCTTCTCCAAAAGGCTATTGGCGATCAATTGATCTGTATCTTCGTAGACCACGGTCTTCTTCGTAAAGGAGAAGCAGACCAAGTTATGGATATGCTTGGTGGTAAGTTTGGTTTGAATATCGTCAAAGCAGACGCTGCTAAACGTTTCCTTGATAAACTTGCTGGCGTTTCTGACCCTGAACAAAAACGTAAAATCATCGGTAACGAGTTTGTGTATGTATTCGATGACGAAGCAAGCAAGCTCAAAGATGTGAAATTCCTTGCTCAAGGTACGCTTTACACAGACGTGATCGAGTCTGGTACAGATACAGCTCAAACTATTAAGTCACACCACAACGTGGGTGGTCTTCCAGAAGACATGCAATTTGAATTGATCGAACCACTCAACACTCTCTATAAAGATGAAGTTCGTGCCCTTGGTACAGAGCTTGGTATGCCAGACCATATCGTATGGCGCCAACCATTCCCAGGACCAGGACTTGCTATCCGTGTCATGGGTGAAATCACTGAAGAGAAACTAGAAACCGTTCGTGAGTCAGATGCTATCCTTCGTGAAGAAATCGCTAAAGCTGGTCTTGACCGCGATATCTGGCAATACTTCACAGTTAATACAGGTGTTCGTTCAGTTGGGGTTATGGGTGACGGTCGTACGTATGACTACACGATTGCAATCCGTGCGATCACTTCTATCGATGGTATGACAGCTGACTTTGCAAAGATTCCTTGGGATGTCCTTCAAAAGATTTCTGTACGTATCGTAAACGAAGTGGACCACGTTAACCGCATCGTCTATGATATTACAAGTAAACCACCTGCAACAGTTGAGTGGGAGTAG
- a CDS encoding site-specific integrase — protein MVKDPIKKAKNGTYYFRANLGYDSKGKKIQKYRSGFTTKKEAREEYSKLLLMKPEELSENKDKMTFKHYIFEIFLPWYKTQVKLRTYENRLPTIKKHFSYFDKMAVSDIEPIDVQNWQLKLSKKCKSSYVRAVQGLFSVAMDRAIVLGITTTNPSKIIGNVKKQKSKIEFWTKEEFEKVISLIYKEDYYQHFLFISLWFLFMTGMRIGEATAIQWEDIDFDSGVLTINKTLYYKNQSNYRFVEPKTKASVRHIVLDKCTLTYLSEWKEVQQNLIQTDFVMSYNGIPTQKHTLSYAIERYAKLAGIHRIRIHGLRHSHASLLISMGENPLIIKDRLGHEDIETTLGTYGHLYPNSNFEVANKLNGAISFKEAKQNYDTSPKNQFTVDYLRNKEMKKVQ, from the coding sequence ATGGTTAAAGACCCAATAAAAAAAGCAAAGAATGGAACCTATTATTTTCGTGCAAATCTAGGTTATGATTCTAAAGGGAAAAAAATTCAAAAATATCGTAGTGGATTCACTACTAAAAAAGAAGCAAGAGAAGAATATTCGAAACTGCTATTGATGAAACCAGAAGAATTAAGTGAGAATAAGGATAAAATGACGTTTAAACATTATATCTTTGAAATTTTCCTTCCATGGTATAAGACACAGGTAAAGCTCAGAACATATGAAAATCGCTTACCAACTATTAAGAAGCATTTCTCTTATTTTGATAAAATGGCTGTTTCCGATATTGAGCCTATTGATGTGCAAAATTGGCAACTAAAATTATCAAAGAAGTGTAAGTCTTCTTATGTAAGAGCTGTTCAAGGACTATTTTCAGTTGCTATGGATCGAGCAATTGTCCTTGGGATAACCACCACAAATCCATCTAAGATTATTGGCAATGTGAAAAAGCAAAAGTCTAAAATTGAATTTTGGACAAAAGAAGAATTTGAAAAAGTAATCTCTCTAATTTACAAAGAAGATTACTATCAACACTTTTTATTTATCTCTCTGTGGTTTTTATTTATGACTGGAATGCGAATTGGTGAAGCTACTGCCATTCAATGGGAAGATATTGATTTTGACTCAGGAGTACTAACCATCAACAAAACACTCTATTACAAGAATCAATCGAATTATAGATTTGTTGAACCAAAAACAAAGGCGAGCGTTCGTCATATTGTATTAGATAAATGCACATTAACTTATTTATCCGAATGGAAGGAAGTACAACAAAATCTAATTCAGACAGACTTTGTAATGAGCTATAACGGTATTCCTACCCAAAAACATACACTATCATATGCTATTGAACGCTATGCTAAGCTGGCTGGTATCCATCGAATCAGAATCCATGGGTTACGGCATTCTCATGCTTCCTTGTTAATCAGTATGGGAGAAAATCCACTTATCATTAAAGATCGTCTAGGACACGAAGATATTGAGACGACTTTAGGAACGTATGGACATCTTTATCCTAACAGTAATTTCGAGGTAGCTAACAAATTAAATGGAGCCATTTCCTTTAAAGAAGCAAAACAAAATTATGATACTTCACCAAAGAATCAATTTACTGTAGACTACTTGCGAAACAAAGAAATGAAAAAAGTGCAATAA
- the gla gene encoding aquaglyceroporin Gla, whose product MDFTWAIKYATEFLATAILIILGNGAVANVELKGTKGHQSGWIVIAVGYGMGVMIPALMFGNVSGNHINPAFTLGLAISGLFPWAQVAPYILAQVLGAIFGQALVVATHRPYYLKTENPNNILGTFSTISSLDNGTKESRFASTINGFVNEFVGSFVLFFAALGMTKNFFGAELVSKAQAAINAQVAQATTQGQTIPQEQVTAALDQAKEQVAPFMTSGLGIAHLALGFLVMALVTSLGGPTGPALNPARDLGPRLLHAFLPKSVLGEHKGDSKWWYSWVPVVAPIAAAIAAVAIFKFLYL is encoded by the coding sequence ATGGATTTCACATGGGCAATTAAATATGCCACTGAATTTTTGGCCACTGCTATTTTGATCATTCTTGGAAATGGTGCAGTTGCCAACGTTGAACTTAAAGGTACGAAAGGTCACCAAAGTGGCTGGATCGTTATCGCTGTTGGTTATGGTATGGGGGTTATGATCCCAGCCTTGATGTTTGGTAACGTATCAGGTAACCACATTAACCCAGCCTTCACTCTTGGACTTGCGATTAGCGGTCTCTTCCCTTGGGCACAGGTTGCACCTTATATCCTTGCACAAGTTTTGGGAGCTATCTTTGGTCAAGCCTTGGTTGTGGCAACACACCGCCCATACTACTTGAAAACTGAAAATCCAAACAACATTTTGGGTACTTTCTCAACCATTTCAAGTTTGGATAATGGTACAAAAGAATCACGCTTTGCGTCAACTATTAATGGTTTTGTAAACGAGTTTGTTGGTTCATTTGTTCTTTTCTTTGCAGCTCTTGGAATGACTAAAAACTTCTTTGGTGCTGAATTAGTATCAAAAGCACAAGCAGCTATTAATGCTCAAGTTGCACAAGCAACTACTCAAGGTCAAACTATTCCTCAAGAACAAGTAACAGCAGCACTTGATCAAGCTAAAGAACAAGTAGCACCATTTATGACATCTGGTCTTGGAATTGCTCACTTGGCACTTGGATTCCTTGTTATGGCCTTGGTAACATCACTTGGTGGCCCTACAGGACCTGCCTTGAACCCAGCCCGTGACTTGGGACCACGTCTCCTTCATGCTTTCCTTCCAAAATCAGTTCTTGGTGAGCACAAAGGTGATTCAAAATGGTGGTATTCTTGGGTACCAGTAGTAGCACCGATCGCAGCAGCAATTGCGGCAGTAGCTATCTTCAAATTCCTTTACCTATAA